DNA from Aliarcobacter skirrowii CCUG 10374:
TAGTTACAGTAAAATCAAATACAACAATATCAGAAAAATCATATAGAGACTTTAGAGAATACGCAAGTAGTACTACAACTTCTGAAATAAATAGCCAAACAGCAGAGCTTGGATTAAAAAATTACAAGGTTGATTATAGTGTTTATTATGGTGGAAAGAATTTAGTGCAAGTAAGTATAAAAAGAGATGATTTGATTCAAACTCTAAAAAATGATATTGAAGCACTCTATAGTGAACTTGATTTTGTAAAAAAACAGTCTGATGATACTTTAAATTTATATTTAAAAGAGCAAGAGCTTTTAGATAAGTTTTATGCAAGTTCAAACAAAGCTCAAGTACTTGATTCATTAGGATATGATAGTAAGTTTATTTCAAAAACAAACTCTCTAAGAAATGAAGTAAATAGCTTGAAAAATAGAACAACTTTCTATATAAGTTCAGATTTTGAGTCTTCAAAATATAAAAACATATTTAAAGATAGTCTTATAAAAAGAGGATTTAAAGTTTTAAATAGTGGTGGGCTTTATGAGTTAAATCTAAGCTCAGAAGTTTCAAGAAAATCTCCACAAGGATTTTATATAGTTGAAAATATATTAAGTGCAACTCTGCTTGATGCTAGTAAACATGAAGTTAAAACAAATGTTATTGAGTTAAAGGGTGCTAGTTCAAGAAATTATGAAGATGCAGGATTAAACTCTATTAAAGAGCTAAAAGAGCTTCAAGAAGAAGAAAATATACTACCATTTTAAGCTTGTTGGTTGCGGAAACAGGATTTGAACCTGTGACCTTCGGGTTATGAGCCCGACGAGCTACCTAGCTGCTCTATTCCGCGATTTAAAAGTGGATGGGGTAGAAGGATTCGAACCTTCGAATGACGGTACCAAAAACCGTTGCCTTACCGCTTGGCGATACCCCAAGAAGA
Protein-coding regions in this window:
- a CDS encoding LPP20 family lipoprotein, yielding MKKSIIFLIIALFLVSCSKTNPQPQQEATGYPNWYLNPTPNGMIYLYGVGEGRNLNEATKSALENLSSRLLVTVKSNTTISEKSYRDFREYASSTTTSEINSQTAELGLKNYKVDYSVYYGGKNLVQVSIKRDDLIQTLKNDIEALYSELDFVKKQSDDTLNLYLKEQELLDKFYASSNKAQVLDSLGYDSKFISKTNSLRNEVNSLKNRTTFYISSDFESSKYKNIFKDSLIKRGFKVLNSGGLYELNLSSEVSRKSPQGFYIVENILSATLLDASKHEVKTNVIELKGASSRNYEDAGLNSIKELKELQEEENILPF